CCGCCAAGAAGCATTACCATCACTTGATTCACAACAGCTGATGGTGTCCCTGAGGCAATCATTTGATTTAAGGTTTGACCTTTAAATAAACTCATTGATGCAGCTGCCCAAATCATAGCAATAACACCTTCAGCAATCATCATACCATAGAAAGTAAAGCGACCTTCACGCTCATTTACAGTTGTTCTTGAAACCATAGGCGCTTGAGTGGCATGAAATCCAGAAATAGCACCACAAGAAATGGTAAAGAATAATGCTGGGAAAATATGTAATCCTGTTGGATGCATATTCCTAAAAGTAGATACTGTCAAATTAGGCATATCAAATCCACCCGTTACTAATCGAAATCCTACCGCTGCAGTACTAATCATTAAAATAACACAAAATGCTGGATATACTTTTCCTAAGGCTTTATCAATAGGTAAAACTGTAGAAATTAAATAATAAACAAAGATAATGGCAATAATCCAAGGAAGTGCTAGAAATCCTTTTGGTAAGATACTTAAAATCAAATTTGCTGGTGTTACTACAAATACAGTAGCAACTAATAACAACAGAAGCATTGAAAAAATATTAATGACATGTTTCATGGATTTGCCTAAGTAGCGACTTGCTAGTTCAGGAAGATAAGCACCGTTATTACGAAGTGAAATCATACCAATCATATAATCATGAACTGCACCTGCAAAAATACAACCAAAGATAATCCATAAATAAGCTACCGGTCCATATAATGCACCCATGATTGGTCCAAAAATAGGACCAGTACCCGCTATGTTTAGCAATTCAATCATTGCGTTTTTCCATTTTGGCATTGGAACAAAATCATAGCCATCTTTTAAGACCTCTGCAGGTGTCTGCCTGTTAGCATCTATTTGAAAATTTTTCTCTATGTATTTGCCATAAGTAAAATAGCCAAGAACTAACAAAAAAATACCACCTAAAAATGTTACCATAACTGACCTCCTAAAATTTCTCACGCGTAATAAAACGCTTTCATTAATAATATTTTAGCAAGTTTTCAATGATAACATTTTTATTATTTATGAATTAACTATTTTGAAGGGCGAAATAGCTATGATCTGATTTAAATAACTAAAACAATTAAAAATCAAGTTTAGATTTTAACATTTTGACATGAGAACGACTAACTGGAATTGCTTGATGGTTTGACATATGAAGTCGAAGAGTCTGATTAAACCATGGTTCAATTGTTTTAATTTCTCTAATATTTATGATATATGAGCGATGAACTTTTAAAAATTGATCCTTTGGAAGTTTTGATAACCACTTTTGAAGTGTTTGGTCTGAATAAAATGATGTTTTTGGAGTGTATAAAATCGTCTTACCTTGCATAGCCTCAATAGAGATAATTTCTTGCTTTTTAACCATTACCACTTTTTCGTCATAACAGACAGAGAAAACTTGTCTTGATTCCTGATGAGACTTACTTTTTTGGATGTGATTCGTGACTTTTTCTAAAGACTTGCACAAACGGTCATAATCATAAGGTTTCAAAAGATAATCTTGTGCATTTTGTTCAAATGCTTCCAATGCATATTGGTCATAAGCTGTTGCAAATATAATTTTTGGGGGCTTTTTCATTTGATTCATTATCTTAGCTAATGTCATACCAGACTCTTTACCTAAATGAATGTCAATAAAAACAAGGTCATACTGCTCTTGTAACAAACATGACTGAGCCTCTCTGATATTACTAGCTTCATTGATTTGATTTTTGGAAGAAAATCGTTTTAAAAGAAAAGTTAATTCATTACGTGCTAATGGTTCATCATCAACTATTAGTATGTTCATATCTTCACATCTCCTCCAGTGGTATTTTAACCGTTACTTGGGTTCCTTTTGAGCTAGACTCAAAATGAAGTTTTGCCTTCGTTCCATATAAAAAATGCAATCTTTTATTTAAATTTTCAATTGCTGAGCCATTTCCTTTTGATTTTACTTTTTGTTTTCCAAGAAGCTTTAGCTTATCCTTTGGTATTCCAATACCATTGTCAGTAACTACCAATAATAAATCATTTCTTTTTATACTAATATCAACACAGAGTTTATTGCCATTCTCTTGTTTATCAAAGGCATGTTTATAAGCATTTTCTACCAATATTTGTAAGGTAAATGGCGGAAGGGAAACTTTTTGATTAACAGGAATGTTATTATGCATTTCAAATTGAACATTATCTGGAAATCTTGCATTTTCTAAGGCAAGAAAAGCATTAACTTGTTCAATTTCATTTTCTAAAGGTATGATGTTATTTCTCGTTCCTTGTAAATTTGAACGAATAAATTTGCTAAATTCACCAACTAGATATCTGGCTTTCTCACTATCCATACGTATCAATGCAGAAATGGTGTTTAGAGCATTAAATAAAAAATGAGGATTAACTTGAGCTTGTAATGACTTTAGTTCGGCATCACTTAAAAGTCTTGCTGCTTCTTCAGCTTGTCCTAAGGCTAATTGTGTTGAAAATATATTTCCTAAACCCATTGCCATTTGTTGATCAGCATAAGTCATTTTTTCCTCGTTAGAAAAATACAACTTTAAGGTACCGATGGTTTCTTCATGCCATTTTAGTGGAATAACAATAGCAGATGTTAACGGGCAATTAGGATGATGACATTCTATCTCACTTTTAGTCCTTCCTATAGTTAATTTACCAGTTGCAATGGCTCTTTTTGCCAATTCTGTTAATAATGCTGTGTTTGGTAGATGATGATCAGACCCCATACCTACAAAAGCTAAAATCGTTGTTGTATTGGTTAGACTAACTGCACTGACATTCATATGTTGGTAAATAATTTTAGCCACAGGTTGACATGATTCTATAGATAAACCTTGTCTTAAATAGGGCAATGTAAGATTGGTTAATTCTAACACTTGATGGGTCTGGACTGCTTTTGCTTGATCTTCCAATTTTTTTGTGGCCGTAATAATAGAAATAAAAATTCCTACACCTAATGTATTACTTAGTATCATCGGTAAACTAATAAATGCAACCAATCGCCATGCTTGCTCAAATTTTGGACTCAACAATAAAATGCAGACCATTTGTAGCACTTCCATTAAAAAACCAATCAACATGCCTTGTCTAACAGTAATTTCACCTGATGATTTTCTAAAATAATGACCTGAAATACCTGAGAATAGCCCAATCAGCAATGAAGACACCACATAGATATAGGGTGATAAACCACCTTGTAAATATCTGAAAAATACTGAAATTAAACCTACTACGATCCCAATAAATGGTCCCCCTATAAGTCCAGCCATACCGATTGTTAATACTCTAGTATTTGCAACAGATGATTGATCAGCAATATGGCTTAAAGTTTGATTAACAATAGATAGGTCAGCTTTAATCTCAACACCAGTAAAATTAGAAATAGTTGCAAACACACTAAAGAGACAGAGTAAAATAAATTGGTTTTTTGCTTTTTTGGGATAGTTTAAAGTCTCTTTAATCATAGGAATATGAACAAAACCATAGGATAGGAGAATGATTAAACCCGCTCTTTCCATCATGATTAAAAAAAGTGTCATTTCTTTATCCTTTTACCATTTTTTTATCATTATTATATCATAATAACAAGTGATTTAAAAAATGACAAAAAATAAAAAGGCATATTTATGCCTTTTCATTTATAAACTTTTTGATAAAACGTAATAACATCTCCTGATTTAACTTTGATTTGATTTGCAGCTTTTGGAGCAACTTTACCATTTATGTCAAACATCCAATATTTCTTAGCTACTTGATCTTGTTTTAGACCATCAATTTCTGTGATAAACCCATTATTTTCGACCACTTTATAATGTTTCTTTAGCACTGCCATAACAGTTTGACCTTTTTTGAAAGTTACTTTTTTATCCAAAACAGACTTATCTTTTTTCAAAATGAGTCTCACCTTAGGTCTTGTATTTTGATTACTACTCTTGCTATGAGATGAATGAGAACATGCCGAAAGAAAAAGAAATAGGGACACTATTAACAGTAATTTAATATATTTTTTCATTTTTAAATCTCCTAAAAATTGAAACTAATATGGGATAAAAAAGACCCGTTGACAAAGCATGACCAATATTATAAATAAAACCAGCTAGTACATAAGACCACCAAGGCATACTATAGATGTAAGCAAAGAAGGAATCTATCAACAATCCATAACAAAAGGCTAATAATGCTAAAATAAGAGATTGGAGTAATAACTTAATGACTCTCTCAAACTTAAATTTAGAAAAAAGTGGTACAATAAGTATCTTCCAAATCATTAAGATGATACTAAAAGATAGTATTTGCCAGAAAATCCAAGGACCAAATCCTAATAAAAAAGAACTTGTAAACATTGTAATTGTCATCACTAATATCGCTTCTGATAAACCAAAATATAAAGAAATAACAAAGAATAATGCTGTTATTGGCTGAATATTTGGAAGGCTAGAGAAAGCTATTCGTAGAACGACACATAAAGCCGAAAAAATAGCTATTCTTGTCATCTGTTTTATTGCCATTCGATACCTCACCTAATTGTAATCAATTTATTATGACAAATTCATTTATCAATTGCAAACCTTTTTAAAATAGAAACCCTAATTTTTACTTATCTAATAGAAACATTGATATTGTTTGATATTTTAATGTTATTCTTTTTTCCTAACACTATCTCTTTTACAGTAGTTTTTATCTTCATTTTTGGAAAAAATGAGTCATTTTGTTCAAAAATCCACTAAAAATCAGCTAAAACATAAGAAATTAGTTAGGAAATTTTGATTTTTTTAGTCTTTTAGGTTACAATATGGATAATGAGAAGAAGAATAAAACCCCTAGTGGTTGCCGTTTTTTTTGCATTAATTGCACTCATGCTGATTGTTGGAAAAATACATGCTAATTACTTACAAAAACAAACTTTAAATAAAGCAAGAGCAAGTATTCCTACTACAACAAAGCAGAGTTCAAAAACGACTACTAGTTCCACAGAAAAAAAAGAGTTTGTCCTTAATCCAATCATCGATGTTTCTGGCTGGCAACTACCAAGTGAGATCGATTACGATACCTTATCTAAAAATATTTCCGGTGCAATTGTTCGTGTTTATGGAGGATCACAAATAACTGCACATAATAATGCTGCTTATACTACCGGAATTGATAAATCATTTAAAAAGCATATTAAAGAGTTTCAAAAACGCAATGTTCCTGTTGCTGTTTATAGTTATGCTCTAGGTTCTAACACTTCAGAAATGAAGGCAGAAGCAAAAGCTTTTTACAAAAATGCATCTCCTTATAAACCAACGTTTTATTGGATTGACGTTGAAGAGGCTACAATGAAAAATATGAATAAAGGTGTAAAAGCATTTCGTGATGAGTTGAAAAAACTTGGTGCTAAAAATGTTGGTATTTATATTGGTACTTATTTCATGCAAGAACAAAATATTTCTACTAAAGGATTTGATGCTGTGTGGATTCCAACTTATGGTACAGACTCAGGCTATTATGAAGCTGCCCCTGATACTTCCCTTGATTATGATTTACACCAATATACATCTCAAGGTTACTTAAATGGCTTTTCAAATCCTCTTGATTTAAATCAAATTGCTGTAACAAAGGACAAGCAAAAAACATACAAAAAATTATTTGGTAAACAATAAAAAGTTGATAATTATCAGCTTTTTTATTATCTTGACAAGTAAGTACTTTCATTTTATAATGGAAAAAAATAAATACTCACAAAGGAGTGCTTTGGCTGAGATCGCAGATTTGCGAAATCCTAAGGACCTGATCTCGTTAATACGAGCGTAGGGATTGTGAAAAGTCATTTTGACAAAACACCGTCTCCTTTTGTGTTGTTCATAAGGAGTTTTTTTATGTCACCAAAATCTAACGTTACTTGTTTAATTGAAGCAGCTATTTTTGCTGCGTTAGCTATGGTATTATCTTATATACCAGACTTTGCCAGTTGGTTCACACCTTCATTTGGAGCTATCCCTATTGTTCTTTACGCATTACGACGTGGACTTAAGTATGGATTATTAGCTAGTCTTATTTGGGGATTACTACATTTTATTTTGGGAAAAGTTTATTATCTCAGTTTATCTCAAGTCTTAATTGAATATATTTTAGCTTTTGTATCTATGGGATTAGCTGGTTTATTTGCTAATCAAGTTCAAGCTGCTATCAAACAAAAGAAAATGAAATCAGCTATTTCTTCTGCTTTTCAAGGTGCAACTTTGGCAGTTCTTGTTCGTTATATTTGGCATTATATTGCCGGTGTCATTTTTTGGGGTAGTTATGCACCAAAAGGCATGTCAGCATTTTGGTATTCATTTACTGTAAACGGTACTGCAGGCCTACTAACTTTGATTTTTGTCTTAATCTCTGTCTATATTTTACTTGAAACACAATCAAAATTCTTTATTCCTTCAAAGCGTTAATCTTCTTTTAATAATTGATATAAAGTGGTATAATTAAGTTTGTACCACTTTTTTGTATGTGAGGAATTTATGTCCAAAAAATCGAAACAGAAAAAAACACTTGTCGATCAAATTTTAGATAAAGCTGGCATAGAGCATGACAGTTTATCACTTAATGCCTTAAAAGATGATTTACCTGATCATATTAATAAATCAGATATCTATAAAACATTAGCTTTAATTGGTGATAAAACTGGTCCCATTATTGGAATTGTTCCAATAACTGAACATCTTTCCGAAAAAAAGCTAGCTAAAATATCAAAAAATAAAAAAGTTAGTATGATTCCACAAAAGAATTTACAAAAAACAACAGGTTATGTTCACGGTGCTAACAATCCAGTCGGTATCCGTCAAAAACATTCTTATCCAATTATTATTGACCAATCTGCTCTTGATAAAGGTACAATGATTGTATCAGCTGGAGAAATTGGTCGTTCAATCAAAATTAATAGTCAGTTATTAGCTCAATTTGTTGAAGCATCTTTTGCTGATATTATTGTTTAGGAGTCTTATGAAAATTTTAGGTAATATAATATGGTTTATTTTTTCAGGATTATGGGCTTGGCTTGCCTGGTCCATTATTGGTCTAATCCTTTGTTTTACAGTAATTGGCATACCAGTTGGTATCCAATGCTTTAAAATTGGACAATTTGGATTATTCCCATTTGGAAAAACCATCGAACCAGGTCAAAGTGGGGGTCATCTCATTTTGAACTTAATTTGGATTGTCTTAGTTGGATGGGAACTTGCTCTAATGCATCTTAGTTCAGCTATTCTTCTTTGTGTCACCATTGTTGGAATACCATTTGCCTGGCAATCTGTTAAATTAGCATATGTAAGTATAATCCCATTTGGGGCTAAAATCGTACCAATTTAATAAAGGAGGAAAAAGAAGATTTATGAAACTTTATTTTGTTAGACATGGGAAAACAAAATGGAATCTGGAAGGAAGATTTCAAGGAGCTAATGGTGATTCACCACTCTTAGAAGAAGCTAAAGAAGAATTAAAAGAACTTGGTTATTACCTAAAAGATATTGCCTTTGATGCTGTTTTTTCTAGTGATTTAAAAAGAGCTCAAAACAGTGCAGAGATCCTTATGTCAGAAAATCGTTATCCAAAGGAGATTTCGTGTCATAAAGAACTGAGAGAATGGCAATTAGGAAGATTAGAAGGTGCCAAAATCTCAACAATTTCAGCAATTTATCCACATCAAATGGATGCATTTAGGCATAATTTAGCTAAGTTTGATGCCAGTATGTTTGAAGCTGAAACGATTTACGAAACAACGCATCGTGTACGCCGTTTTATAGAAAGTCTTCAAGGTAAGGACTACGATAAGGTCTTAATTGTTGGACATGGTGCTAATTTGACAGCAGCTATTCAATCACTCCTTAGTTTTGAGCCAGCTTTATTACGTTCTCGAGGTGGACTTGATAATGCCAGTTTAACAGTTCTTGAAACAAATGACTTTAAAGATTTTGATTGTCTAGTCTGGAATGATAAATCTTATTTGGCAGAAGTTGTCAAACAAAAATAAAAAAGCAGATAATCTGCTTTTTTATTTTGCATATTTCATGCGTAGTATTCTTTCTTGTTGTTTATTGAGTCTTAATAAAATAACAACTTTATCGATACTCATATTACTTTCAAGAAGGCGTTCTGCTGCCATCATAAGGCCATTGTTGATTCCCATTTCTAAAACAGGATTTTTCTTGTCATTTAGATCAAATATCACTTTATTATCTGGTAAATCAAAAAGTACTTTGACCGCTCCAAATAATTGTTCAAAACTATCAATGGCTACATCATAGACTGGCTTTGTTCCTGCTTTTAGTGATCTACCACGATGATTAAACCACATGGCATTCCAACCACCATTTTTTGCTCCCATTATATCATTATCATAAGAGTCACCAACGTAGAGAGTTGTTGAGGGATTCATGTCAAACTGTTCCGCAGCTAAGTTGAAAATTTCTTTTTCAGGTTTTTGAAAACCTGTAGCTTGACTGACAATAACTCGTTTTGGTTCAACATAATCATATAAACCAAGTTTTTTGACTTTTTTGAGTTGATGCTCAGTTGGTCCATTGGTGATAATTCCCATCGGTACCTGCTTTGATTTTAGAAAATCTAAGGTCATACGCATTTCATCAAGCATTGTAATGTGTTCTAACTCATACTCATAAATCTCTTGAAATGCTTTACCAGTTTCAAGATTGATTTCAGGATAATCAAATTCTAGGAGTGTTTCTTTGCAACGCCAGAATCTGAAATACTCAGTTGTCCATTCACCAGCCATTACTCTTGGAAAGCCAATATCTGAATAATGACGAAAGCGAATATAAGCTTTATTGATATGGTTCATATCAAAATCTGGAAAGCATTTTTCCATAGCTTTTCGATATGGTGCTTGTTGGTCATAGATAGTATCGTCAACATCAAAGACAATTGAAGTAATCATGATTAAATTTTATTCCCCTTTTCAAACTATCTGCTATTATACTATTTTTAAAAAACCTTTTCAATTTTTTCAAAATCTCTTTTAGACTTTAAGCCCAAGCTTACGCCTTTTTCCAAAGAAAATAGGATGAATTATCTATTTTTTTATGTTACAATAAAAAAGAATACTTATTGGAGGAAATCATGTCGAACGAACATATCGAAGAATTAAATGATCAACAGATTGTCCGTCGTGAAAAAATGACGGCTTTGGCAGAACAAGGAATCGACCCATTTGGTAAGCGTTTTGAACGTAGTGCTAATTCTGCCCAATTAAAAGAACAATATGCCGATAAATCAAAAGAAGACTTGCACGATTTAAATGAAACAGCTATTATTGCAGGTCGATTAATGACTAAACGTGGTAAAGGAAAAGTTGGCTTTGCACATATCCAAGACCGTGAAGGTCAAATCCAAATTTATGTCCGTCAAGACACTGTTGGGGAAGAAAATTACGGCATTTTTAAAAAAGCAGACCTTGGTGACTTTTTAGGTGTTGAGGGTGAAGTGATGCGTACGGATATGGGAGAATTATCGATTAAAGCAACAAAAATCACTCATTTATCTAAAGCACTTCGTCCACTTCCAGAGAAATTTCACGGTTTGAACGACATTGAAACTATTTACCGCAAACGTCATCTTGACTTGATTGCTAATCGGGAAAGCTTTGATCGTTTTGTAATGCGTTCAAAAATCATTTCAGAAATTCGTCGTTATTTAGATGGTCTAGGTTTCTTAGAAGTTGAAACACCTGTTCTTCATAATGAAGCTGGTGGTGCTGCAGCAAGACCATTTGTAACACATCACAACGCTCAAAATATTGACATGGTTCTTCGTATTGCGACTGAATTGCATTTAAAACGTTTGATTGTTGGTGGTATGGAACGTGTTTATGAAATCGGTCGTATCTTCCGGAACGAAGGTATGGATGCAACACATAACCCAGAGTTCACATCTATTGAAGTATATCAAGCTTATGCTGATTATCAAGATATCATGAATTTAACTGAAGGCATTATTCAACATGCTGCTAAAGCTGTTAAAGGAGATGATTCCGTACTTTATCAAGATACTGAAATCAAAATCAATCAACCATTTAAACGAGTTCACATCGTTGATGCTATCAAAGAAGTTACAGGTGTTGATTTCTGGCCAGAAATGACTTTTGAAGAGGCTGTTCAATTAGCAGAAGATAAAAAGGTCCCTCTTGAAAAACATTTTACCAGTGTTGGTCACATTATCAATGCTTTCTTCGAAGAGTTTGTTGAAGAAACACTTGTTCAACCAACTTTTGTCTATGGACATCCTGTAGAAGTTTCACCACTAGCTAAGAAGAATCCAGAAGACCCTCGTTTTACTGATAGATTTGAACTCTTTATCATGACTAAGGAATATGCTAATGCCTTCACAGAGTTAAATGATCCTATTGACCAACTATCTCGCTTTGAAGCACAAGCTAAGGCTAAAGAATTAGGTGATGATGAAGCAACTGGTATTGATTACGATTATGTGGAAGCACTTGAATATGGTATGCCACCAACTGGCGGATTAGGTATTGGCATTGATCGTCTCTGCATGCTCCTAACTGATTCAACTACTATTCGTGATGTACTTTTATTCCCTACAATGAAATAAAATGTTTCAGAAACGCTGTTATATCAACATTTCTAAAGGGTGAATGGCACAACTTACCAAAAATTTACCACAAGAATACAAACAGTTATAAGAACTTATAACGAAAAAAACTTCTCTTGGATTATTCCAAGGGAAGTTTTTTTCGTTTCTGGATAGCAAAAATGACAGCAGAATTTCTACTGTCATTTATGTATTTCCGAAAAAGATATATTTATCAGAATTACATCAAGTTATTTACAATTGTTGTATCATTGATTGTAGGAAATTCTATCCATCCAGCTTTCTGCAGATTACTCAAAAAATCACTGTCTCTTTCAATTAATTGAGCCGGAATACCTATACAAACTAGATGAGTCGGTCTACTGAGTGCCACATATGCAAGTTTAAGAGCTTTTTCCGTTTCCTTCTCCTCATCATTTTTATCTTCCGGTAGTTCTACATAATTATTACTCAAATATTTTTCAAGCAATTGAAGTATAGAGTAGCTAGGTGAGGTATCCGCATACCCATTAGTAAATTTTGAATTCAACATCAGTAAAGTTGCTTTGTGAGTTTCCCCTTTTACCGAATGGATAGTCCCCAATCTTATGTCTTTACCTGCATTATCTACCGACACATTAGTTTGAATTTGTATGTTTTTAGAAAAATTATTTTGCAACTTATCTTTAATCTCATTACATAAGGTATTTTTATTTTGCAATAATCCCTCATCATCTATGAGTTCATCAAGAAGTGCACTCAATCCATCGATTATTTTCTCATCATCTTCATTTCTCAGATTTTTAATAATTTTAAATATCTTTATTCTAAAACCATCTTCTTTCAATCTATCTTCAAAGTTATTTTCAAAATTTCTTGATAATTCTTTTAAGCATATATCCAAAAATAAGTCTAAATCACTCCTGTAATTTAGATCCTTTACAACAACACGTTGGTATCTTTCACCAAAAGTATTTTCCAAGTCCTTGTGCTGTGCTGAGACAATAACTTTAGACTTTGATGAGTTCTTAAAAGTTTCATTTCCTTTTTCTAATCTATCAATCAGTGAACAATATTTATTAATTAAATCATCGCCATTATCATAGACAATAAAATATGGAGGGAAGGAATTATTCTTAGAATCTGATTCCAAATCATCATACTTCTTCACACAAACATTTTTCACTATATTTACAATAGACTCGCCGAATCGCGATGTTTTTGAAATACGCTTCTCCATAGAGTCATCAATTTCCCAAGCTAATTCCGTATCCCCACCCCAAATATTATATATTGCTTGATATGGATCACCAAACTTTTGAATGATTACAGAAGTTTTATCAAATAACGATTGAATTAATTCAAATTGAAATTGACTAGTATCTTGCACTTCGTCCAACAATAAATAATCAAATCTTTTTGAAATTATATTTCTAAACATCTCGTTATGCTGTTCAATATACCATTTTGACAATTCTAGACAACAATTATTTGTAATAATACCTGATTTAAATAAATTCTCCATACTTGTATTAAATGCGTTATTATATTGCTTATTTCGTCCACCCACCTTAGATTCTACTCTCACTGGTTTAGCCTCTTGACTAAAATTCCATTTATCTATTTTTCCAGCTGGATTGGGTAAATACTTCAGAACTGAAACATCTAAGAATTGATAATATCCAACAAACTGCTTATTAAATCTTTCACGAAATATATCATCATCAAGTACTCGCATTTTTTTATCGCCAAGAATTAAATGAAACGCTTTCTTAGCAAAAAATGTATTGAAAAAATCTTGAATAGTTCCAATAAAGTGAGGAGTTTTTATGTCTTCAATCCCGAGTTTTCTTAAACTTGATTTTATTTCATCCACAGCAACATTAGTGTGAGTAAGTACACAAATTCCTTGTCCTGAATCCTTCAATTGTTCAAGTAATATTTTAACACGTGCAGTTAGTACTGTTGTTTTTCCAGTTCCAGGTCCAGCGACAACGTCCATTGTATCGTTGT
This Streptococcus urinalis 2285-97 DNA region includes the following protein-coding sequences:
- the lysS gene encoding lysine--tRNA ligase, which codes for MSNEHIEELNDQQIVRREKMTALAEQGIDPFGKRFERSANSAQLKEQYADKSKEDLHDLNETAIIAGRLMTKRGKGKVGFAHIQDREGQIQIYVRQDTVGEENYGIFKKADLGDFLGVEGEVMRTDMGELSIKATKITHLSKALRPLPEKFHGLNDIETIYRKRHLDLIANRESFDRFVMRSKIISEIRRYLDGLGFLEVETPVLHNEAGGAAARPFVTHHNAQNIDMVLRIATELHLKRLIVGGMERVYEIGRIFRNEGMDATHNPEFTSIEVYQAYADYQDIMNLTEGIIQHAAKAVKGDDSVLYQDTEIKINQPFKRVHIVDAIKEVTGVDFWPEMTFEEAVQLAEDKKVPLEKHFTSVGHIINAFFEEFVEETLVQPTFVYGHPVEVSPLAKKNPEDPRFTDRFELFIMTKEYANAFTELNDPIDQLSRFEAQAKAKELGDDEATGIDYDYVEALEYGMPPTGGLGIGIDRLCMLLTDSTTIRDVLLFPTMK
- a CDS encoding HAD family hydrolase, which codes for MITSIVFDVDDTIYDQQAPYRKAMEKCFPDFDMNHINKAYIRFRHYSDIGFPRVMAGEWTTEYFRFWRCKETLLEFDYPEINLETGKAFQEIYEYELEHITMLDEMRMTLDFLKSKQVPMGIITNGPTEHQLKKVKKLGLYDYVEPKRVIVSQATGFQKPEKEIFNLAAEQFDMNPSTTLYVGDSYDNDIMGAKNGGWNAMWFNHRGRSLKAGTKPVYDVAIDSFEQLFGAVKVLFDLPDNKVIFDLNDKKNPVLEMGINNGLMMAAERLLESNMSIDKVVILLRLNKQQERILRMKYAK
- a CDS encoding UvrD-helicase domain-containing protein, producing the protein MNELIASIEKSLLPSGCHFSEEQKDVILHNDTMDVVAGPGTGKTTVLTARVKILLEQLKDSGQGICVLTHTNVAVDEIKSSLRKLGIEDIKTPHFIGTIQDFFNTFFAKKAFHLILGDKKMRVLDDDIFRERFNKQFVGYYQFLDVSVLKYLPNPAGKIDKWNFSQEAKPVRVESKVGGRNKQYNNAFNTSMENLFKSGIITNNCCLELSKWYIEQHNEMFRNIISKRFDYLLLDEVQDTSQFQFELIQSLFDKTSVIIQKFGDPYQAIYNIWGGDTELAWEIDDSMEKRISKTSRFGESIVNIVKNVCVKKYDDLESDSKNNSFPPYFIVYDNGDDLINKYCSLIDRLEKGNETFKNSSKSKVIVSAQHKDLENTFGERYQRVVVKDLNYRSDLDLFLDICLKELSRNFENNFEDRLKEDGFRIKIFKIIKNLRNEDDEKIIDGLSALLDELIDDEGLLQNKNTLCNEIKDKLQNNFSKNIQIQTNVSVDNAGKDIRLGTIHSVKGETHKATLLMLNSKFTNGYADTSPSYSILQLLEKYLSNNYVELPEDKNDEEKETEKALKLAYVALSRPTHLVCIGIPAQLIERDSDFLSNLQKAGWIEFPTINDTTIVNNLM